From the genome of Podospora pseudoanserina strain CBS 124.78 chromosome 7 map unlocalized CBS124.78p_7.2, whole genome shotgun sequence, one region includes:
- a CDS encoding uncharacterized protein (EggNog:ENOG503P23Y), with translation MRRRGHTKSRRGCVQCKLRHVKCDEGRPACSLCTVSARQCSFMSEAPADSPSSSSLSRRRSLAGILTSSVTPRETSTLLSDTSRALYSPTPEGLLNLRHIHLLVHLTSSKDIFDFGATPHRASENSAALALALQKGLQDTYLLYQLLAFSARHLACLHSSQSETYLEQAIALQTHGVSLFNVAQLSQVDRSNCVSFLIYSGILGHHLLADALSFRDQPIDEFLAEYAWCARLHRGVRTIAASSWPLLMESELTGMLSWSQEYLLRKPTGQECSRIRVMVAASASLTGGERQACMEAINFLQVGFDSVLSADWEELGKEAGSKGNKHQMTYSWSVVVAPEFMALLVDKRPESLVVLGYFCVLLHYARETWQIRDAGRYVFKMVEQCLGEAWRCWLDWPRRMIASD, from the exons ATGCGGCGCCGGGGCCACACCAAATCCCGGCGTGGCTGTGTGCAATG TAAATTGCGGCATGTGAAG TGTGACGAAGGCCGTCCAGCATGCTCACTTTGTACCGTTTCGGCAAGGCAATGCAGCTTCATGTCCGAAGCCCCGGCAGATAGCCCATCTTCAAGTTCGTTATCTCGACGTCGCAGTCTCGCCGGGATTTTAACGTCCAGTGTCACCCCCCGGGAGACCTCCACACTTCTGTCTGATACAAGCCGGGCCTTATACAGCCCAACCCCCGAGGGGTTGCTCAATCTCCGTCATATTCACCTCCTGGTTCACCTGACATCCTCAAAGGACATCTTCGACTTCGGGGCCACCCCTCATCGGGCGTCCGAGAATTCAGCAGCTCTCGCTCTGGCCTTGCAAAAAGGTCTTCAGGACACCTATCTCCTCTACCAACTCCTTGCCTTTTCAGCTCGCCACCTTGCCTGCCTACATTCTTCTCAATCAGAAACCTATCTCGAGCAAGCCATAGCTCTGCAGACGCATGGCGTCTCTCTGTTCAACGTTGCCCAGCTATCCCAAGTCGACCGGTCCAACTGCGTGAGCTTTCTCATCTACTCTGGCATCCTCGGACATCACCTATTGGCTGATGCTCTCTCTTTCCGAGATCAACCGATCGATGAATTCCTCGCCGAGTACGCCTGGTGTGCGCGTCTTCATCGTGGAGTGAGGACGATAGCTGCATCATCCTGGCCTCTGCTGATGGAGTCGGAGCTCACTGGGATGCTGTCTTGGAGTCAGGAGTATTTGCTTCGAAAACCGACTGGGCAGGAGTGCTCTCGAATCAGAGTGATGGTTGCCGCATCAGCATCGTTGACCGGGGGCGAAAGACAGGCGTGCATGGAGGCGATCAATTTCCTTCAGGTTGGGTTCGATTCAGTACTGTCTGCCGACTGGGAGGAGCTTGGGAAAGAGGCCGGAAGCAAGGGGAACAAGCACCAGATGACTTATTCGTggtctgtggtggtggcccccGAGTTCATGGCTTTGTTGGTGGACAAACGACCCGAgtcgctggtggtgttgggttaTTTTTGTGTGCTGCTGCATTATGCGAGGGAGACTTGGCAGATAAGAGACGCGGGGAGGTATGTTTTCAAGATGGTCGAGCAGTGTCTtggtgaggcttggaggtgttggcttGACTGGCCTCGAAGGATGATTGCAAGCGATTAG
- a CDS encoding uncharacterized protein (EggNog:ENOG503P2NY; COG:Q), whose amino-acid sequence MAPQYNAETTGSELVTEFAAQIKGKVILTTGVSPKSLGAQFVQLIAEAEPALLILTGRNTTKSQQTAEVVAKAHPNVKTRVLKLDLGSLASVREGAAEVNSWDDVPHIDVLVNNAGIMAVPFALTADGHESQYATNHLGHFLFTNLIIDKLLKSSEPRLVSVSSDAHRFSPVRFDDNDFHRGENYNKWIAYGQAKTANMLMALSFAEKLGKKGLVAVSLHPGVIGTNLGDAVDWTGGDVALLNSVDKTLGNREAWEDGLKWKTHDQGVATHVFAAFHPSLKEHNGAYLQDAHVADPWTETVKPWGTSPVDAERLWKLSEKQVGQEFTYN is encoded by the exons ATGGCACCTCAATACAACGCCGAAACGACCGGCTCCGAATTGGTCACCGAATTTGCCGCCCAGATCAAAGGCAAGGTTATTCTCACTACTGGCGTCTCGCCCAAATCTTTGGGGGCACAATTCGTTCAGCTTATCGCGGAAGCTGAACCCGCTCTTCTCATCTTGACCGGCCGCAATACGACCAAGTCGCAACAGACTGCCGAGGTCGTTGCCAAGGCTCACCCCAATGTCAAGACACGGGTTTTGAAGCTGGACCTGGGCTCCCTGGCCTCAGTCCGGGAGGGTGCTGCCGAGGTCAATTCCTGGGACGACGTGCCGCACATCGATGTCCTTGTCAACAATGCCGGAATCATGGCTGTTCCATTCGCACTGACTGCAGATGGTCATGAAAGTCAATACGCTACCAATCATCTGGGCCACTTTTTGTTTACCAACCTGATCATTGATAAGCTCCTCAAGAGCAGCGAACCCAGACTTGTCAGCGTGAGCAGTGATGCCCATCGTTTCAGTCCTGTCAGGTTTGACGACAATGACTTCCAT CGTGGCGAGAACTACAACAAGTGGATTGCATACGGCCAAGCCAAAACAGCCAACATGCTCATGGCTTTATCGTTTGCCGAGAAGTTGGGAAAGAAGGGGCTGGTAGCTGTGAGCTTGCACCCCGGCGTCATTGGTACCAACCTGGGAGATGCTGTCGATTGGACGGGCGGTGATGTTGCCTTGTTGA ATTCTGTTGATAAGACCTTGGGAAACAGGGAAGCATGGGAGGACGGTCTGAAGTGGAAGACACATGATCAGGGCGTGGCCACCCATGTCTTTGCTGCCTTCCACCCCAGCTTGAAAGAGCACAACGGTGCTTATCTTCAGGACGCGCATGTTGCCGATCCCTGGACCGAGACCGTGAAGCCCTGGGGCACAAGCCCGGTGGATGCTGAGAGGCTTTGGAAGCTGAGCGAGAAGCAAGTCGGACAGGAGTTCACATACAACTGA
- a CDS encoding uncharacterized protein (EggNog:ENOG503P722; COG:S): protein MKFTFAIAAAIFTGLVSALPAKEVESRQVPYIPCSGIYGSAQCCATDVLGLVNLDCGQPPETPTDADTFSAICSAIGQRARCCALPVLDQGVLCNTPAGVQP, encoded by the exons atgaagTTCACTTTCGCCATCGCCGCTGCCATCTTCACTGGCCTCGTCTCTGCCCTCCCTGCCAAGGAGGTCGAGTCTCGCCAAGTACCCTACATCCCCTGCAGCGGAATCTACGGCTCGGCCCAGTGCTGTGCTACCGACGTTCTCGGTCTTGTGAACCTCGACTGCGGCCAGC CCCCCGAGACTCCCACCGACGCTGATACCTTCAGCGCTATTTGCTCGGCCATCGGCCAGCGTGCCCGCTGCTGCGCTCTCCCTGTC CTCGACCAGGGTGTCCTCTGCAACACCCCTGCTGGCGTCCAGCCTTAA